The Nitrospinaceae bacterium region GGAATGCGATTCACCTTGCAAGAATTGTAGACAATACTCGCACTCGTAAAGTCGGCATAACTGAAGGATAGGTATATTCGGGCCACAGGCTGCCTGCTTCGGGCGATAGGTACTTGGTAAATTCCGGGCGGGAATTAAATAAAGTTAAGGGAATAAAGAAAATAAATCAACCCCATATCCGCGGAAATCATTTGATCTCCGGAGGGTTTGCTGAGGCGCTTCGGGCTTCGGGCAGCGTGCTTTGACGTTGTAGAAGCACTGCGACACGGCTGCAAATTATTGCGAGAAATAATCGGGATACTGATCTCTTTGACCATTGGAATGAAGCTGCCACGTTTATTGCGGGCGATATTGTGTTTGAGTGGTCCGTGTTATCTTTTTAACGGTCTTATATTGAGAGCAATGTCTACGAAAAAAGAAAGGGAGTTTTCATGTCTGATGCACCTTTGAGAGTTGCGGTTGTTGGCCTTGGCTGGTGGGCGGGGCCAATAGGCAATGCCGCGCGGCGGAGCGAGAAGTTGGAAATTGTGTCGTGCTTCACGCGAAATGAGGAGAAACGAAATAACTATGCCGCCGAATATGGTTGCGCTCAGGCCGGGAGCTATGAGGCGCTGCTAGAGAATGACGATGTCGAGGGAATTCTTTTAACTTCGCAGAACACGGCCCACGCCGCGCAGATTGAGGCGGCAATGGCGGCGGGAAAGCACGTCTGGGTTGAAAAACCGATTACGAACACGCTGGCCGAGGTGCCCGGGGTTTTAAAGGCATGGCGTGCGGCCGGGCGCGTGCTCTCGGTCGGGCACTGCTACCGCCGGGCGGCGGGGCACAGGGTGATGAAGCGGATGATTGACGATGGGACGCTTGGCAAGCCTTTGTGGGCCGAGGCGGCGTTTACGAGCCCAGCGGGCCAGAATTTTACGACCGATCGCTGGCGCTATTTTAAGTCCGAGTGCCCGGGCGGGCCTCTGATGCAGATGGGGATACATCATTGCGACACGCTGCAATATCTGCTCGGGCGGCCGGTGCGCATTTACGGGGTGCACAAGCACATGGCGACGCCGGCCGAAATTGACGATGTGTCGATGACGACTTATGAGCACGAGAGCGGGGCGGTCTCGAATGTGACGACGTGCTTCACCTCGCCCGATATTTTCTCGATGAAACTCCACGGGACCGAGGCGGCGGTGCACCTTGAAATGATCAGGGAAAACATTGCGGTGGCCGAGCGCACGAATGAGGAGACGACCCTGCTCATGAAAAAGAAGGGGGAAACGGGCTGGACCGACGTGCCCCTGCCGGGTATGTGCGACATGTTGCAGGATGAGCTCGAGGAGTTTGCCGAATGTGTGCGCGCAGGTAAGGATCCCGAGACAGGACCCGCCGAGGCCGTCCACGCGCTTGCGATGGTCGAGGGCTCTGTGCGCTCGGCCGAGGAGGGGAGGCCGCTTGATGTGGCGGCGCTTCTTGATGGCATCGACCTTTAGGGCAGGCCCTCTGTCGGCGATTTTATTGGCCGTGCTGATGGCAGTGCCATTGGTGGCAGTGCCACTGGTGGCGGGACCTCTTGCAGATGTGGCATGGGGCGCATCGCCCG contains the following coding sequences:
- a CDS encoding Gfo/Idh/MocA family oxidoreductase yields the protein MSDAPLRVAVVGLGWWAGPIGNAARRSEKLEIVSCFTRNEEKRNNYAAEYGCAQAGSYEALLENDDVEGILLTSQNTAHAAQIEAAMAAGKHVWVEKPITNTLAEVPGVLKAWRAAGRVLSVGHCYRRAAGHRVMKRMIDDGTLGKPLWAEAAFTSPAGQNFTTDRWRYFKSECPGGPLMQMGIHHCDTLQYLLGRPVRIYGVHKHMATPAEIDDVSMTTYEHESGAVSNVTTCFTSPDIFSMKLHGTEAAVHLEMIRENIAVAERTNEETTLLMKKKGETGWTDVPLPGMCDMLQDELEEFAECVRAGKDPETGPAEAVHALAMVEGSVRSAEEGRPLDVAALLDGIDL